Proteins encoded together in one Nostoc sp. PCC 7524 window:
- a CDS encoding type II toxin-antitoxin system HicA family toxin, which yields MKSISGKQLCQIVEQKGWVLRRITGSHHIYENPDLDEILSIPVHRNQDLKIGTLKALMKIAQLSEEDLL from the coding sequence ATGAAATCTATTTCTGGTAAGCAACTTTGTCAGATTGTAGAGCAGAAAGGTTGGGTTTTGCGAAGAATTACAGGCAGTCATCATATCTACGAAAACCCTGACCTAGACGAAATCCTCTCAATTCCTGTTCATCGCAATCAAGATTTAAAAATCGGAACGTTGAAAGCTTTGATGAAAATAGCCCAACTATCTGAGGAAGATTTACTCTAA
- a CDS encoding ParE family toxin-like protein, whose translation MQEQTREAYRLFKQDPNYPSLRFKKVHPELPIYSARISKSYRAVGQLEGDTMIWFWVGSHAEYDRLLSLF comes from the coding sequence ATTCAAGAGCAAACCCGTGAAGCATACCGCCTCTTCAAACAAGATCCCAACTATCCCAGCTTGCGCTTCAAAAAAGTACATCCAGAACTACCAATTTATTCGGCACGGATTAGTAAAAGTTACCGCGCAGTTGGACAGTTAGAGGGAGATACAATGATTTGGTTTTGGGTAGGTTCGCACGCAGAGTATGACAGACTGCTCTCTCTGTTTTAG
- a CDS encoding alpha/beta hydrolase family protein — protein MTVRAFFEAVSVENAQSPYDVIHLKIFYPAKMSGTHLEKDQGVVPVNPELAPFPVVIFFNGVNCDAQLYQWLAVKLAERGLVVVLFNWIAQNLPGITALTPGVDISKWHPKIYGTAPTASALSTLLAKLEFLQQQGILAGMLDLQRIILGGHSAGGRVAIENANPNFFSQVTASFAYGAHSAGTVMSGYEAGTILPLPDSLPMLLMGGTCDGVIANSSDRYGINPGDATTPIIRTFREAIAGERNDKYLVLLEGANHFSMVDGFDSTTGRPFLDFPATQSPENIRLLMAEIIGLFIDTYVRQKPEAYKSLEQLLNTTNPVIKSWERK, from the coding sequence ATGACAGTTCGTGCATTTTTTGAGGCTGTTAGTGTTGAAAATGCCCAATCTCCTTATGATGTAATTCACCTGAAAATTTTCTATCCGGCAAAGATGTCAGGGACACATCTAGAAAAGGATCAGGGAGTTGTACCCGTGAATCCAGAACTGGCTCCCTTTCCCGTAGTGATTTTCTTTAATGGCGTTAACTGTGATGCACAACTATATCAATGGTTAGCAGTTAAACTGGCTGAACGTGGTTTGGTGGTAGTTCTGTTTAACTGGATTGCACAAAACCTACCAGGGATTACTGCTCTTACCCCAGGTGTGGATATTTCTAAGTGGCATCCCAAAATCTACGGTACTGCACCTACCGCTTCAGCTTTATCGACATTACTAGCTAAACTGGAATTCTTACAGCAACAGGGAATTCTGGCAGGAATGCTGGATCTGCAACGGATCATTTTAGGTGGACACTCGGCAGGTGGTAGAGTAGCGATCGAAAATGCTAACCCCAATTTTTTCTCTCAAGTGACAGCATCTTTTGCCTACGGCGCACATAGTGCTGGAACAGTGATGTCAGGATACGAAGCGGGTACTATTTTACCTTTGCCAGACTCATTACCGATGTTACTGATGGGCGGAACCTGTGATGGGGTAATTGCCAATAGTAGCGATCGCTATGGTATAAATCCCGGAGATGCTACAACCCCCATCATACGTACATTTCGAGAAGCGATCGCTGGAGAACGCAACGATAAATATCTGGTACTGCTTGAAGGAGCTAATCACTTCTCAATGGTTGATGGCTTTGATTCTACTACAGGTAGACCTTTTCTCGATTTCCCCGCTACCCAATCCCCAGAAAACATCCGTTTGCTGATGGCAGAAATCATCGGTTTGTTTATCGATACTTATGTTCGCCAAAAACCAGAGGCATACAAAAGCTTAGAACAACTGCTAAATACTACTAATCCTGTAATCAAGTCCTGGGAACGTAAGTAA